The DNA region CCGCACCGTCCCGCTCGACAACCGGGCCCTCGCCCCCGTCGAGGTGCTGCGCCGGGCCGCCGGCGTCGCCGCCGACGTGCTCGCCGAGGCCGCCGCCCGGGACCTGCGGCCCACCGGCGTCCGGCTCGCCCTGCCCGGCCTGGTCTCCGGCGGCACCGTCCAGCAGGCCCCCAACCTCGGCTGGAACCGGGTCGACGCGGACGCCCTGTTCGCCCGCGCCCTCGTCGCCGCCCGCCCGCCCGGCGCCCCCGCCCTGCCGGTCGCCTCCGACAACGAGGCCAATGTCGCGGCCCTCGCCGAGCTGTGGTTCGGCGACCTCGGAGCCGTACGCACCTTCCTGCACGTCACCGGCGAGATCGGGGTCGGCGGCGCGATCGTCCTCGACGGCGAACTGCTGCGCGGCGCCCACGGCTTCGCCGGCGAGATCGGCCACCTCACCGTGCTGCCCGACGGCCCGCGCTGCCGCTGCGGCTCGCACGGCTGCCTGGAGCGGTACGCCGGCCAGGCGGCCCTGCTGCGCGCCGCCGGGGTCCGCGGCGTCGACACCCTGGTACGCCGCGCCGAGGACGCCGAACCCCGCGCCCTCGCCGCCCTGGAGGAGGCCGGCCGGATGCTCGGCGTCGCCGTCTCCGGCGCCGTCAACCTCCTCGACCCGCAGGCCGTCGTCCTCGGCGGCATCTACCCGCGCCTGATGCCCTGGCTGGCCCCCGCCGCCGAGGCCGAACTCGCCCGGCGCGTCGTCTCCGGCCTCTGGACCCCCGCCAAGGGCCGCCTCCGCGCCGCCACCACCACCGCCGACGCCGCCCGCGGCGCCGCCGCCCTGGTCATCCAGGACATCCTGGCCGATCCCCTGGCGTACGACGGCTGACCGCTGCCTCCCTCGGCCGTCCCGCCGCAGACTCTCATCCCGCTCTCACGCGGGCCTTATCCGGCCATCACCAGGCGCCCCTACGTTCGCGCCCATGTTCTTCACCTACCTCCGGCGCGAACTGCGCCGCCGCAGAAAGGCGGCGCTCGTCGTCGCCTCCGGGCTCGCGCTGGGCATCGCGCTGGTCATCGTCGTCAACTCGGTGTCCTCCGGCATGAAGCAGGCCCAGGGCAAGGTCCTGGAATCGCTCTACGGCCTCGGCACTGACCTCACGGTCACCAAGGCGCAGGAGCAGCCCAAAGCGGGCGGGCAGGCGCAGCGGCCGCGGTTCGAGTTCCAGGGGCGGGAGGAGGGGGAGGAGCAGAGCAGTGACCGGCTGATGGTGCAGGGGTTCCAGACGCTGCCGGACACCACGGTCGGCACCGTCGCGAAGCAGGACGGCGTGGCCGAGGCGGTCGGCGGCCTCAGCCTGGTCAACCTGAAGATCAACGGCGAGTTCAAGCGCGGCGCCATCCAGCGCGGCCAGGGCGGCCAGGGCGGTCAGAAGACCGAGGGCGTCGGCCCCGGCGGTGCGGGCGGTTCCGGCCCCGGCGACACCGTGGTCGGCGGCGGCGCCGCCTTCGACGTCAACTCCTTCACCCTCTACGGCACCGACGTCACCACCCCCGACCTCGGCCCCCTCACCACCTCCACCATCACCTCCGGCCGCGGCTTCAAGACCACCGAGACCGACGCCGCCGTCGCCGTCCTCGACAGCGCCTACGCCCAGCAGGAGGGCCTCGCCGTCGGCAAGACCCTCACGGTGAAGGGCGTGAAGCTCACCGTCATCGGCATCGCCACCGCCGACAGCGGCCAGGCCGCCGCCCAGGTCTATCTGCCGCTCCAGCGCGCCCAGACCCTCGCCGACGCCAAGGGCAAGATCACCACCGTCTACGTCAAGGCCACCGACTCCAAGGAGATCGACGCGGTCAAGACCGCCATCCAGAAGAACGTCACCGGCACCACCGTCACCACCTCCGCCGACCTCGCGCAGACCGTCTCCGGCTCCCTCGACACCGCCGCCGGCCTCGCCACCACCGTCGGCCGCTGGCTCTCGTACGCCGTCCTCATCGCCGCCGTCCTGGTCGCCGGACTGCTCACCTCCGCCGCCGTCAGCCGCCGGGTCCGCGAGTTCGGCACCCTCAAGGCGCTCGGCTGGAAGAGCGGCCGGGTCACCCGGCAGGTCGTCGGCGAGGCCCTGGTCAACGGCCTCATCGGCGGCGCCCTCGGCATCGCCGTCGGCCTCGGCGGCGCCTGGCTCGTCACGACCGTCAGCCCCACCCTCACCGCCCAGCTCGGCGGCGGCACGGGCGGCGGCGGCCTCGGCGGACCCGGCGGCGGCCGGATGCTCATGGGCGGCGGACCCGGCGCCGCGGCCGGTGGCGCCGGACGGTCCCTCGACATCGCCCTGACCGCCCCGGTCAGCCTCACCACCGTCGGCCTCGCC from Streptomyces fradiae includes:
- a CDS encoding ROK family protein gives rise to the protein MNRSKDIPEPKADKAGVRRHNLSLVLRTVHESGETTRAAVAARVGLTRAAVSSLVEQLLERGLLVESGKTFSGQAGRPGTVLKPAATGPAGLGVELNVDYVSVCVADLGGTGRVRRTVPLDNRALAPVEVLRRAAGVAADVLAEAAARDLRPTGVRLALPGLVSGGTVQQAPNLGWNRVDADALFARALVAARPPGAPALPVASDNEANVAALAELWFGDLGAVRTFLHVTGEIGVGGAIVLDGELLRGAHGFAGEIGHLTVLPDGPRCRCGSHGCLERYAGQAALLRAAGVRGVDTLVRRAEDAEPRALAALEEAGRMLGVAVSGAVNLLDPQAVVLGGIYPRLMPWLAPAAEAELARRVVSGLWTPAKGRLRAATTTADAARGAAALVIQDILADPLAYDG
- a CDS encoding ABC transporter permease, whose amino-acid sequence is MFFTYLRRELRRRRKAALVVASGLALGIALVIVVNSVSSGMKQAQGKVLESLYGLGTDLTVTKAQEQPKAGGQAQRPRFEFQGREEGEEQSSDRLMVQGFQTLPDTTVGTVAKQDGVAEAVGGLSLVNLKINGEFKRGAIQRGQGGQGGQKTEGVGPGGAGGSGPGDTVVGGGAAFDVNSFTLYGTDVTTPDLGPLTTSTITSGRGFKTTETDAAVAVLDSAYAQQEGLAVGKTLTVKGVKLTVIGIATADSGQAAAQVYLPLQRAQTLADAKGKITTVYVKATDSKEIDAVKTAIQKNVTGTTVTTSADLAQTVSGSLDTAAGLATTVGRWLSYAVLIAAVLVAGLLTSAAVSRRVREFGTLKALGWKSGRVTRQVVGEALVNGLIGGALGIAVGLGGAWLVTTVSPTLTAQLGGGTGGGGLGGPGGGRMLMGGGPGAAAGGAGRSLDIALTAPVSLTTVGLAVLLALGGGLVAGGFGAWRAARLRPADALRRVE